A genomic region of Lysinibacillus sp. 2017 contains the following coding sequences:
- a CDS encoding anti-sigma-F factor Fin family protein — translation MPVRYRCRHCEVEMGVLPFDADETVRRLHQFEIGEEDDFIEKNERGETTVHSICEHCQESLRQFPDYYALKKWLQ, via the coding sequence ATGCCGGTACGCTATCGATGTAGACATTGTGAGGTAGAAATGGGTGTCTTACCTTTTGATGCAGATGAAACGGTTCGTAGACTCCATCAGTTTGAAATCGGTGAAGAAGACGATTTCATCGAAAAAAATGAACGAGGTGAAACGACCGTGCATAGCATTTGTGAGCATTGTCAAGAGTCGTTACGACAGTTTCCGGACTATTATGCGTTAAAAAAATGGTTACAGTAA
- the mfd gene encoding transcription-repair coupling factor: METIHQLFLKDKQIHNFVDQLKNREADGQLVTGLTGSARPALIQTIFKETKKSIYIISSNLLQAQKLVDDLSALIGEEWVHYYPAEEFIAANMTISSPELRAQRIAALGRLINKERGIYIIPAAGMRKMLNAPSDWVGFELATSLGQDVDINEWLHKLVEMGYSRSEMVTTPGEFAMRGGILDIYPPYAESPIRIELFDTEVDSIRTFSADDQRSIEKLDQVKILPATELLITSDHRLVIADRLEASLATSLKKVRKKETQELLIQNIAQDIELLRQGHLPDHIAKYGSLLFDKPHFLGDYFAQDGLVLFDELGRIQEVMEAWEREESEWFVSLIEEGKMLHEVKPSYALKEILAMLTQQKVYFALFTRSFAGVTLKKTTNFSCKPMQQFHGQIALLQNEIERWTHEKFTVLFTAQTNERIKAMQILLEDYHIPATIGYSDGPGIYLVNTALSVGFELPLQKIAVVTDDELFKQQAKKKTRPQKMSNAERIKSYTEIKPGDYVVHVHHGIGKYIGIETLVVNNTHQDYLHVRYREDDKLFVPVDQIELIQRYVPSGEKEPKLHKLGGAEWKKTRAKVSSAVQDIADDLIKLYAKREAEKGFSFSPDSDEQRSFEAAFPYEETDDQLRTIVEVKRDMERERPMDRLVCGDVGYGKTEVAIRAAFKAILDGKQVAFLVPTTILAQQHYETISKRFEDHAINVGLLSRFRSKKQQTETIKGLREGTVDIVIGTHRVLSKDVAYHDLGLLVVDEEQRFGVTHKEKIKQLRTNVDVLTLTATPIPRTLHMSMVGVRDLSVIETPPQNRFPVQTYVMEHNGALVREAIEREMARGGQTFYLYNRVEDITRRVEEIQMLVPDARVAYAHGQMTEAKLESVILSFIEGEYDVLVTTTIIETGVDIPNVNTLIVHDADRMGLSQLYQLRGRVGRSNRIAYAYFMYERDKVLTEVAESRLQAVKEFTELGSGFKIAMRDLSIRGAGNLLGAQQHGFIDSVGFDLYSQMLEEAVEERRSGVKKEEKTEVEIVLHVDAYIPDAYIPDGYQKIQMYKRIKSMEKMDDYMEIIEELQDRFGDLPVETERLMRIARMKVWAAEAGVLSIKEKQLVVSILLSEEGTAFADGAKIVAESMIFGRAVGFGMEGKQLIVTVDYHKCGNHLPFDVIEQMMEIIATSKKA; the protein is encoded by the coding sequence GTGGAAACCATTCATCAATTATTTTTAAAAGATAAGCAGATTCATAATTTCGTTGATCAACTAAAGAATCGTGAAGCGGACGGTCAACTTGTTACAGGGTTGACGGGTAGTGCGAGACCAGCGTTAATCCAAACGATTTTCAAAGAAACAAAAAAATCCATTTATATTATTTCATCCAACTTATTGCAAGCCCAAAAGCTAGTTGATGATTTAAGTGCATTAATCGGAGAAGAGTGGGTGCATTATTACCCTGCAGAAGAATTTATTGCGGCTAATATGACGATTTCTTCACCAGAGTTGCGGGCACAGCGTATTGCAGCACTCGGGCGCCTTATCAATAAAGAACGAGGAATTTATATTATTCCAGCGGCCGGTATGCGCAAAATGTTAAATGCACCGAGCGATTGGGTGGGCTTTGAGTTAGCAACTTCACTTGGCCAAGACGTAGACATTAACGAGTGGCTACATAAGCTTGTAGAAATGGGTTATTCACGTAGCGAAATGGTCACGACCCCAGGGGAATTTGCGATGCGCGGAGGAATTCTAGATATTTATCCACCATATGCAGAGTCACCTATTCGTATTGAACTATTTGATACGGAAGTGGATTCGATTCGAACATTTTCAGCAGATGACCAGCGTTCTATTGAAAAGTTAGATCAAGTAAAGATCTTACCTGCTACAGAGTTACTCATTACATCAGACCACCGATTAGTCATTGCCGATCGATTAGAAGCGTCGCTGGCAACGAGCTTAAAAAAAGTTCGTAAGAAAGAAACGCAAGAGCTACTGATCCAAAATATCGCGCAAGATATTGAATTGCTTCGTCAAGGTCACTTGCCAGATCATATTGCAAAATACGGCTCTCTCTTATTTGATAAACCGCACTTTTTAGGGGATTATTTCGCGCAAGATGGGCTTGTTTTATTTGATGAGCTTGGCCGAATTCAAGAAGTGATGGAAGCTTGGGAACGAGAAGAGTCAGAGTGGTTTGTATCACTGATAGAAGAAGGGAAAATGCTGCACGAAGTAAAACCTTCCTATGCATTAAAAGAAATACTAGCCATGCTGACGCAGCAAAAGGTGTATTTTGCCTTGTTTACACGTTCGTTTGCAGGGGTGACATTGAAGAAAACGACGAACTTCTCATGTAAGCCAATGCAACAATTTCACGGACAAATTGCACTATTACAAAACGAAATTGAACGATGGACACACGAAAAATTCACTGTATTATTTACAGCGCAAACCAATGAGCGTATTAAAGCGATGCAAATTTTACTAGAAGACTATCATATTCCAGCAACGATCGGTTATTCAGATGGTCCTGGTATTTATTTGGTGAATACAGCGCTATCGGTAGGATTTGAGTTGCCTCTTCAAAAAATCGCCGTTGTAACGGATGATGAGTTATTTAAACAGCAAGCAAAGAAAAAAACGCGACCACAAAAAATGTCGAACGCCGAACGAATAAAATCATATACCGAAATTAAACCAGGCGATTATGTCGTCCACGTCCACCACGGGATCGGTAAATACATTGGCATCGAGACATTAGTCGTAAATAACACACATCAGGATTATTTACATGTTCGTTATCGTGAAGATGATAAATTATTCGTACCGGTCGATCAAATTGAACTAATACAGCGCTACGTGCCATCAGGTGAAAAAGAGCCGAAGCTACATAAGCTTGGCGGTGCCGAATGGAAAAAAACACGGGCCAAAGTTTCAAGTGCCGTTCAAGATATTGCGGATGATTTAATTAAGCTATATGCAAAGCGTGAAGCAGAGAAAGGTTTTAGTTTCTCTCCAGATTCGGATGAGCAGCGTAGTTTTGAAGCCGCATTCCCTTATGAAGAAACAGATGATCAATTACGCACAATTGTTGAAGTGAAGCGCGATATGGAACGTGAACGCCCAATGGATCGCCTTGTTTGTGGAGATGTGGGTTACGGTAAAACAGAAGTAGCGATTCGTGCAGCATTTAAGGCAATACTAGATGGGAAGCAAGTCGCATTTTTAGTGCCGACAACGATTTTAGCACAGCAACATTATGAAACAATTTCAAAACGCTTTGAGGATCATGCCATTAATGTTGGTTTACTTAGCCGTTTCCGTTCGAAAAAACAACAAACTGAGACAATTAAAGGGTTACGAGAAGGTACGGTTGATATCGTAATCGGTACACATCGTGTGTTATCAAAAGACGTCGCCTATCATGATTTAGGTTTACTAGTTGTCGATGAAGAACAGCGCTTTGGTGTAACACATAAAGAAAAAATTAAGCAATTGCGTACGAATGTGGATGTATTAACGTTAACAGCGACACCAATTCCACGAACACTTCATATGTCGATGGTCGGTGTACGTGATTTATCCGTCATTGAAACACCACCACAAAACCGTTTCCCAGTACAAACGTATGTTATGGAACATAACGGTGCACTAGTACGTGAAGCCATCGAACGTGAAATGGCTCGCGGAGGTCAGACTTTCTATTTATATAATCGTGTTGAAGATATTACGAGACGTGTCGAAGAAATTCAAATGCTCGTTCCAGATGCCCGCGTTGCTTATGCACATGGTCAAATGACAGAGGCTAAGCTTGAATCGGTCATTTTATCGTTTATTGAAGGAGAGTATGATGTGCTTGTTACAACAACCATCATCGAAACAGGGGTCGATATACCGAATGTAAATACGTTAATTGTTCATGATGCAGATCGAATGGGCTTATCTCAGTTGTATCAATTACGCGGGCGTGTGGGTCGTTCTAATCGTATTGCGTATGCTTACTTCATGTATGAGCGTGATAAAGTACTAACGGAAGTTGCAGAGTCACGATTACAAGCAGTAAAAGAATTTACCGAGCTTGGATCTGGATTTAAAATAGCCATGCGTGACTTATCAATTCGTGGTGCCGGGAATTTACTTGGCGCACAACAACATGGCTTTATCGATTCAGTCGGCTTTGACCTTTATTCTCAAATGCTTGAAGAGGCAGTGGAAGAACGTCGCAGCGGTGTGAAGAAGGAAGAGAAAACCGAAGTTGAAATCGTATTACATGTTGATGCCTATATTCCAGATGCCTACATTCCAGACGGTTATCAAAAAATTCAAATGTACAAGCGTATTAAATCGATGGAGAAAATGGATGATTACATGGAAATCATTGAAGAATTACAAGACCGCTTCGGAGATCTACCAGTGGAGACTGAGCGCTTAATGCGAATTGCACGTATGAAGGTATGGGCAGCAGAAGCAGGTGTTCTATCGATTAAAGAAAAGCAGCTAGTGGTATCGATTTTGTTATCTGAAGAAGGAACGGCTTTTGCAGACGGTGCAAAAATCGTTGCAGAGTCGATGATTTTTGGACGAGCAGTTGGCTTTGGCATGGAAGGTAAACAGCTTATTGTTACGGTTGATTATCATAAATGTGGCAATCATTTACCGTTCGATGTCATTGAACAGATGATGGAAATCATTGCGACTTCGAAAAAAGCATGA
- the spoVT gene encoding stage V sporulation protein T, with protein sequence MKATGIVRRIDDLGRVVIPKEIRRTLRIREGDPLEIYTDREGEIILKKYSPINDLGEFAQQYVESLYETLGTPSLISDRDEMIAVAGVSRKDYVARRLTIFSEDAIKDRVAVSEKLEMTIELVTGQFEQIKSYCIVPIISNGDPIGAVYLLSRVHFIGDIELKSAETAAHFLAKQMEN encoded by the coding sequence ATGAAAGCAACAGGAATCGTACGCCGTATCGATGACTTAGGGCGTGTTGTTATACCAAAAGAGATACGAAGAACTCTTCGCATCCGTGAAGGTGATCCACTTGAAATTTATACCGACCGCGAAGGCGAGATTATTTTAAAAAAATATTCACCCATTAACGATTTAGGTGAGTTTGCACAGCAATATGTTGAATCACTTTATGAAACATTAGGCACGCCGAGTTTAATTAGTGACCGTGATGAAATGATTGCCGTGGCAGGTGTATCGAGAAAAGATTACGTAGCCAGACGGTTAACAATTTTCTCAGAAGACGCGATAAAAGATCGTGTTGCGGTTAGTGAGAAGCTTGAAATGACAATTGAGCTTGTAACAGGTCAATTCGAACAAATAAAGTCCTACTGTATTGTGCCCATTATTTCGAATGGTGATCCAATTGGTGCGGTCTACTTGCTATCACGCGTACATTTCATTGGTGATATCGAACTAAAGTCAGCGGAAACGGCAGCACACTTTTTAGCAAAACAAATGGAAAACTAA